CGACACGCGTGGCTGCCTGGGTGTATGAGCCAATCCCCACATCTAGTGGTTGGATGGCTACAGCAGCCCACAAGTTGTGGTCCCCCGGGTCTGAAGCAGCTCCGAGATCGCCTATGCTTAGGGCTGCTTCGCGGGGCCCATGGGTCCGGTGAGGTTGTTGAGTCTGCTGTGAGGAGGGTTGGAGATCATGCACTGCCCCTTCTGCAGGCACCCCGACAGCCGCGTGGTCGACAGTCGTACGACCGACGACGGCACGTCCATCCGCAGGCGTCGCCAGTGCCCCGACTGCTCCCGTCGTTTCACGACTGTGGAGACGTGCTCGCTCATGGTGATCAAGCGGTCCGGGGTCACCGAGCCTTTCAGTCGCACCAAGGTCATCAACGGCGTGCGCAAGGCATGCCAGGGACGGCCTGTCACCGAGGACGCACTCGCCCAGCTCGGCCAGCGGGTCGAGGAGGCGCTGCGAGCCACCGGAAGCGCCGAGCTGTCCACCCATGACGTGGGGCTGGCCATACTCGGCCCGTTGCAGGAGCTCGACCTCGTCGCCTTTCTGCGATTCGCCTCCGTCTACCGGGCGTTCGACTCGCTCGAGGACTTCGAGGCCGCCATCGCGGAGCTGAGGGAGACGGCGAGGGGCCCCGCCGCGGACACGGAAAACGCGCGAACGGGGAGCCAGGAAGACGAACGCGGGCCCGGCGGGACCACTGAGGTTCCCGTGCCCGCCCACGCCGCCGACTGACCGGCGGGCCGGAAACCGGGAGGAGGTCCGGGTTCCGGCCGGAAGGCGGCGACCAAGACCTGTTGCGGGTGGCAGCTGAGGGTGCCCGCGACACAAGACAGAACACCGTGCCACGGGAACAAACGGGGCACTTCAGGGCGTTTTTGCCCGTAGAGGGAGGCGGCATGACAGAGACGGCGAGCGGTCCGGCACGAGGTTCCCGAGCCAAGGGCGCCAAGGCCACCAAGGGGCTGCGTATCGAGCGCATCCACACCACGCCCGGCGTACACCCGTACGACGAGGTCGAGTGGGTGAGCCGTGACGTCGTCATGACCAACTGGCGCGACGGCTCGGTCAACTTCGAGCAGCGTGGCGTCGAGTTCCCCGACTTCTGGTCGGTGAACGCGGTCAACATCGTCACCAGCAAGTACTTCCGCGGTGCCGTCGGCACCCCGCAGCGCGAGACCGGCCTCAAGCAGCTGATCGACCGCATCGTGAAGACGTACCGCAAGGCCGGTGAGGACCACAAGTACTTCGCCTCGCCCGCCGACGCCGAGATCTTCGAGCACGAGCTGGCGTACGCCCTCCTGCACCAGATCTTCAGCTTCAACAGCCCCGTGTGGTTCAACGTGGGCACCGCGCAGCCCCAGCAGGTCTCCGCCTGCTTCATCCTGTCCGTCGACGACTCCATGGAGTCGATCCTCGACTGGTACAAGGAAGAGGGCATGATCTTCAAGGGCGGCTCCGGCGCCGGCCTGAACCTCTCCCGCATCCGCTCCTCCAAGGAGCTGCTCTCCTCCGGCGGCAACGCCTCCGGTCCGGTCTCCTTCATGCGCGGCGCCGACGCCTCCGCCGGCACCATCAAGTCCGGCGGTGCCACCCGCCGCGCCGCCAAGATGGTCGTGCTCGACGTCGACCACCCCGACATCGAGGACTTCATCGAGACCAAGGTCAAGGAGGAGGAGAAGATCCGCGTCCTGCGCGACGCGGGCTTCGACATGGACCTGGGCGGCGACGACATCACCTCCGTCCAGTACCAGAACGCCAACAACTCGGTCCGGGTGAACGACGAGTTCATGAAGGCGGTCGAGGACGGCGGCAACTTCGGCCTGCGCGCCCGGATGACCGGTGAGGTCCTCGAAGAGGTCGACGCCAAGGCGCTCTTCCACAAGATCGCCGAGGCCGCCTGGGCCTGCGCCGACCCGGGCATCCAGTACGACGACACCATCAACAACTGGCACACCTGCCCCGAGTCCGGCCGGATCACCGCGTCGAACCCGTGCAGCGAGTACATGCACCTGGACAACACGTCCTGCAACCTGGCCTCGCTGAACCTGATGAAGTTCCTCAAGGACGACGGCAAGGGCAACCAGTCCTTCGAGACCGAGCGCTTCCAGAAGGTCGTCGAGCTGGTCATCACCGCGATGGACATCTCGATCTGCTTCGCGGACTTCCCGACCCAGAAGATCGGCGAGAACACACGCGCGTTCCGCCAGCTCGGCATCGGCTACGCCAACCTCGGCGCCCTGCTGATGGCCACCGGCCACGCCTACGACTCCAACGGCGGCCGCGCTCTCGCCGGCGCGATCACCTCCCTGATGACAGGCACGGCCTACCGCCGTTCCGCCGAGCTGGCCGCGGTCGTCGGCACGTACGACGGCTACGCCCGCAACGCGGATGCCCACAAGCGCGTCATGGCGCAGCACGCCGACGCCAACGGCAAGGCCGTCCGCATGGACGACCTGGACACCCCGGTGTGGGCCGCCGCCACGGAGGCCTGGCAGGACGTGCAGCGTCTCGGCGAGAAGAACGGTTTCCGCAACTCCCAGGCGTCCGTCCTCGCCCCGACCGGCACCATCGGTCTCGCGATGTCCTGCGACACCACCGGTGTCGAGCCCGACCTGGCTCTCGTGAAGTTCAAGAAGCTGGTCGGCGGCGGTTCGATGCAGATCGTCAACGGCACCGTCCCGCAGGCCCTGCGCCGCCTGGGCTACCAGGAGGAGCAGATCGAGGCGGTCGTCGCCCACATCGCCGAGCACGGCAACGTGATCGACGCCCCCGGCCTCAGGAACGAGCACTACGAGGTGTTCGACTGCGCCATGGGCGAGCGCGCCATCTCCCCGATGGGCCACGTCCGCATGATGGCCGCGATCCAGCCGTGGATCTCCGGCGCCATCTCCAAGACGGTCAACATGCCGGAGACGGCGACCGTCGAGGAGGTCGAGGAGATCTACTTCGAGGCCTGGAAGCTGGGCGTCAAGGCGCTCGCGATCTACCGAGACAACTGCAAGGTGGGTCAGCCGCTCTCCGCCAAGAAGAAGGACGACAAGGACGCCGAGAAGGCCGAGATCACCGAGAAGGCCGAGGCGACCATCCGCGAGACGGTCGAGAAGGTCATCGAGTACCGCCCGGTCCGCAAGCGCCTCCCGAAGGGTCGTCCCGGCATCACCACGTCCTTCACCGTCGGCGGCGCCGAGGGCTACATGACGGCCAACTCCTACCCGGACGACGGCCTGGGCGAGGTCTTCCTGAAGATGTCCAAGCAGGGCTCGACCCTCGCGGGCATGATGGACGCCTTCTCCATCGCGGTCTCCGTCGGCCTCCAGTACGGCGTGCCGCTGGAGACGTACGTCTCGAAGTTCACCAACATGCGCTTCGAGCCGGCCGGCATGACGGACGACCCGGACGTGCGGATGGCGCAGTCGATCGTCGACTACATCTTCCGCCGCCTGGCGCTGGACTTCCTGCCCTTCGAGACCCGCTCCGCGCTCGGCATCCACTCCGCCGAGGAGCGCCAGCGGCACCTGGAGACCGGTTCCTACGAGCCGTCCGACGACGAGGTCGACGTCGAGGGCCTGGCCCAGTCGGCGCCGCGTGCCCAGGAGCTGAAGGCGGTCGCCACGCGGAAGTCGGAGCCCGAGGCGGCCAAGCCCGCCCCGAAGCAGGCCCACACCAGCGCCGAACTGGTGGAGATGCAGCTGGGCATCCAGGCCGACGCCCCGCTGTGCTTCTCCTGCGGTACGAAGATGCAGCGGGCCGGTTCCTGCTACATCTGCGAGGGCTGCGGCTCGACCAGCGGCTGCAGCTGAAACCGGGCGGAACTGCATCTGCCGCATCCTTCGGCAGGCGTAGCTGATCCGCCTGAGCAGCACCTCAGGAGGGGGTGCCGAGTCCTGACTCGGCACCCCCTCGCTGCGTGAGCTCCGCCCGCCCCGATCCTCGGCAAGCCCCTTCGGGCGCGCCTGTCAGCCTGCGCCGTACCAAACCATGCCGGCCCTCACCTCCGCCGGGCCCTGTCCCCCACCGGGCCCTGTTACGACTGCGGAGCCCTGCCCATGACCCGGGTGAAGGTCGCCGGGTCCTCGTCGAAGCCGTGCACGCCGGGCCGGAACCTCCACTCCCCGGATTCGTCACGCGCGAACTCGGCGATCGTGGCCGCCGTCGCCCCGGGCACCGAGCCGAAGTCGTCCTCGGCGAGCACGGTGTAGCCCTCCCGGACGCGCATGGCTGGATTGAGTACGTTGACGAACGTCTTTTGTCCGGGCCCTTGTTGGATGACGACACCGACCACCACGCGCGCGTACCGGCCGTCGAGCCGGTCCAGCTCCAGCGTCATGACCTCGTCCCAGCCGAAGCCCTTGCCGTCGGTGCTGTCCCGGTTGAGGAAGATCGTGCCGTCGGGCGATCGGCTGTCGAAGTGGACAAGATAGGCCGGTGTCCCATACGCGTCGCCCGAGACGAACGTCGCGGCGATGATGTCGAGATCAGTGGGCGGCTGACCCGTCGGGCTGGGGTCCCACTTGAGCCCGACCTCGACTTTGCGGATTCCCTTGCTGAACCCGGTCAACAGGCTTCCCCTTCCCCCCTGGTGGTTGCCTCGTCCCCCAACTCCGCTGGCGTCGGGGGTTCCTTGTCCATCGTGCCACGCGTGCGGGGGCGCATGCGCGGGTGATCTCCGCCGGAGCGTGACCGACGCCACGCCCGGTGGCCTTACGATGGCGCGGTGCTGGTCAAGTGGATTCGCTGCACCGTGGTGGACCGCCGCGGCTTCGAGCGGGGGCAGCGAAAATGGGCGGGGCTTCTGGGAGAGCCGGGATTTCGAGGGCAGGGTGGCGGCTGGAGCCGGCAGCGGTCGGGCGTGGCGCATATCTTCGCTTTCTGGGAGAGCCGCGCCTTCTACGACTCCTTCATGGCCCGCTCGCACGACCGCCTGGCGTCCGCCCAGTCCGGCACGTTCAAGGACGCGCAGGTCAAGCTGTTCGAGTACCGCTTCGATGTGAAGACGGGCTTCGAGCCGCGGTTCACCGACGCCGACCTCATCCGCGTGGCCCTGTGCCGGATCCACGAGGAGCGCGTCGAGCACTTCACCCTCATGCAGGAGAAAGTGTGGAACCCCGCGATGGCCGGTTCACCCGGCATGATCCGCGGCATGTTCGCCGAGGCGCCCGAGCAGGAGTTCCTGGTCCTGTCGATGTGGCGGTCGGCGGCCGAGCACGGCAAGTACCGCACGGAGCGCGTGGAGCGTCTAGCGCTGCGCGCCCAGACCGAGGCCGATGTGGCGGCGCTCTCAGGTGACATCGTGGACATGGAGCCGTCCTGGACCGTGTGACGCGGTCCTGTGGATTTGACATGGGTTTGAATATCAAACTCCCACCCGAGGGTGTTGCACGGGGTCGTACTGGGTGCCTCACGGGGCT
The genomic region above belongs to Streptomyces sp. CG1 and contains:
- the nrdR gene encoding transcriptional regulator NrdR, translated to MHCPFCRHPDSRVVDSRTTDDGTSIRRRRQCPDCSRRFTTVETCSLMVIKRSGVTEPFSRTKVINGVRKACQGRPVTEDALAQLGQRVEEALRATGSAELSTHDVGLAILGPLQELDLVAFLRFASVYRAFDSLEDFEAAIAELRETARGPAADTENARTGSQEDERGPGGTTEVPVPAHAAD
- a CDS encoding vitamin B12-dependent ribonucleotide reductase, with the protein product MTETASGPARGSRAKGAKATKGLRIERIHTTPGVHPYDEVEWVSRDVVMTNWRDGSVNFEQRGVEFPDFWSVNAVNIVTSKYFRGAVGTPQRETGLKQLIDRIVKTYRKAGEDHKYFASPADAEIFEHELAYALLHQIFSFNSPVWFNVGTAQPQQVSACFILSVDDSMESILDWYKEEGMIFKGGSGAGLNLSRIRSSKELLSSGGNASGPVSFMRGADASAGTIKSGGATRRAAKMVVLDVDHPDIEDFIETKVKEEEKIRVLRDAGFDMDLGGDDITSVQYQNANNSVRVNDEFMKAVEDGGNFGLRARMTGEVLEEVDAKALFHKIAEAAWACADPGIQYDDTINNWHTCPESGRITASNPCSEYMHLDNTSCNLASLNLMKFLKDDGKGNQSFETERFQKVVELVITAMDISICFADFPTQKIGENTRAFRQLGIGYANLGALLMATGHAYDSNGGRALAGAITSLMTGTAYRRSAELAAVVGTYDGYARNADAHKRVMAQHADANGKAVRMDDLDTPVWAAATEAWQDVQRLGEKNGFRNSQASVLAPTGTIGLAMSCDTTGVEPDLALVKFKKLVGGGSMQIVNGTVPQALRRLGYQEEQIEAVVAHIAEHGNVIDAPGLRNEHYEVFDCAMGERAISPMGHVRMMAAIQPWISGAISKTVNMPETATVEEVEEIYFEAWKLGVKALAIYRDNCKVGQPLSAKKKDDKDAEKAEITEKAEATIRETVEKVIEYRPVRKRLPKGRPGITTSFTVGGAEGYMTANSYPDDGLGEVFLKMSKQGSTLAGMMDAFSIAVSVGLQYGVPLETYVSKFTNMRFEPAGMTDDPDVRMAQSIVDYIFRRLALDFLPFETRSALGIHSAEERQRHLETGSYEPSDDEVDVEGLAQSAPRAQELKAVATRKSEPEAAKPAPKQAHTSAELVEMQLGIQADAPLCFSCGTKMQRAGSCYICEGCGSTSGCS
- a CDS encoding TerD family protein, which gives rise to MTGFSKGIRKVEVGLKWDPSPTGQPPTDLDIIAATFVSGDAYGTPAYLVHFDSRSPDGTIFLNRDSTDGKGFGWDEVMTLELDRLDGRYARVVVGVVIQQGPGQKTFVNVLNPAMRVREGYTVLAEDDFGSVPGATAATIAEFARDESGEWRFRPGVHGFDEDPATFTRVMGRAPQS
- a CDS encoding YdbC family protein → MLVKWIRCTVVDRRGFERGQRKWAGLLGEPGFRGQGGGWSRQRSGVAHIFAFWESRAFYDSFMARSHDRLASAQSGTFKDAQVKLFEYRFDVKTGFEPRFTDADLIRVALCRIHEERVEHFTLMQEKVWNPAMAGSPGMIRGMFAEAPEQEFLVLSMWRSAAEHGKYRTERVERLALRAQTEADVAALSGDIVDMEPSWTV